A portion of the Glycine max cultivar Williams 82 chromosome 10, Glycine_max_v4.0, whole genome shotgun sequence genome contains these proteins:
- the LOC102661488 gene encoding uncharacterized protein yields MGDFVEDKWEWKLNWRRNFFVHEIDMVVAFLAEIENVHIQHSSMDILSWRAGPSGIYSTKSAYKLLKEADSGAIEDSASKIIWNLKIPLRAIAFSWRSFKNRLPTRANLRRRRVDMPSYNYPLCESEEEIASHVMFTCTKTRILWWEALRWVNRVGPFPIEPKNHFLQFSHWNRKSNTNKR; encoded by the coding sequence ATGGGTGACTTTGTTGAGGATAAATGGGAATGGAAGCTAAACTGGAGGAGAAACTTTTTTGTCCACGAAATTGACATGGTAGTAGCATTCTTAGCTGAGATTGAGAATGTTCACATCCAACATTCCAGCATGGATATTCTATCATGGAGGGCTGGTCCTAGTGGTATTTATTCCACAAAGTCAGCTTATAAACTCTTGAAGGAAGCTGACAGTGGTGCTATTGAGGATAGTGCATCAAAGATCATTTGGAATCTGAAAATTCCTCTAAGAGCAATTGCTTTCTCATGGAGATCATTCAAAAACAGATTACCTACTAGGGCTAACCTGAGAAGGAGACGGGTGGATATGCCTTCCTATAATTATCCTTTATGTGAATCTGAAGAGGAAATTGCCAGCCATGTTATGTTCACTTGCACCAAAACTAGGATTCTATGGTGGGAGGCTTTGAGATGGGTTAATAGAGTGGGCCCTTTTCCCATAGAGCCAAAGAATCACTTCCTGCAATTCTCTCACTGGAATAGGAAAAGCAACACAAATAAGAGATGA